From Chthoniobacterales bacterium, a single genomic window includes:
- the pglX gene encoding BREX-1 system adenine-specific DNA-methyltransferase PglX — MNTSALKSFAPAVRRQLMEAVTRKLDYVLTGDTPDLRAAAEQVKSLRKEADRDRTTLIERVAYTWFNRLAAIRFLDARGWHPFHARVLTPATAEETQPELLKLVRAGSLPAELSPHTDPDRLNDLLDGRLPTAIAGADPQGEVYRHLVLAVCRFYHATLPFLFEQLNDETELLLPDDLLTATSVAEGFRTEISDDDCKDVEILGWLYQFYISEKKDNVMARNAAVPKEDIPAVTQLFTPHWIVRYLVENSLGRLWLLNRPQSRLREHMPYYIKGEPETDFLKIAQPEDIRLLDPAAGSAHMLTYAFDLLVKIYEEEGYPPSQIAELILTHNLHGLDICPRAAQLAQFALLCKAREVSRSAFRRAVAPKVLCLEEVRFEENELHDYVRALGLGDLFDQPVLKMLHQFEEAKSFGSLIQPCLDERAISDIRRAIEAKELGDQLFLRETHRKVLLVLEQAEALTQRYHVAVANPPYFGPKQMGASLKDFAKSHFPNSKTDLYAMFMERGFSLAKNNGYCAMVTMQSWMFLHSFEAFRIEVLSTKTILSLAHLGARAFDTISGEIVTVAAFCCANRYLDGYNSTFFRLVDGNETIKDEALRERRNCYSHVSQKEFAAIPGSPVAYWIGDQVRAAFKNQHVFDLTISDGQNITADNERFVRNHWEVGSTTIGKGEKWLLYAKGGPFRRWYGNLEAVVDWSPEARAHYRRDGSARIIPEYLWYRQGITWSRVGTALAGFRLLPENTTFDKVGSSVFLKSDDDKYLLLGLLNSPLAQTVLDLLNPSIDIQVKDVRNVPLPNDLNRQLVQELVSPSISIAKDDWDNFESSWDFRDQPLLRPGLKGATLEASWRNWQAQSTAAIRRMQELETENNRLFIAAYGLDGELQPEVPEEQITLARADQTKDAAALLSYAVGCMMGRYSLDQPGLILADAGATVEDYLSKVPKATFAPDEDGIIPVLDGEWFPDDVVARTREFLKAAWGAAHLDENMAWLEQALGKDLRKYFLRDFYKNHLSNERAYGYKKRPIYWLLTSPNGSFQALLYLHRYTRDTVNTLLNRYLREFIHKLDARLNHLANVEATTTSTREKTAARKEADKLRKSLKECQDWERDVVLPLAQQRIELDLDDGVKVNYQKFPGLLAKIAGLEKKEE, encoded by the coding sequence ATGAACACCTCCGCGCTCAAATCCTTCGCGCCCGCTGTGCGCCGCCAACTCATGGAGGCGGTCACGCGGAAGCTCGACTACGTGCTTACCGGGGATACGCCTGATCTTCGTGCCGCGGCCGAGCAGGTGAAGTCGCTGCGCAAAGAGGCCGACCGCGACCGCACAACGCTCATCGAGCGCGTCGCCTACACTTGGTTCAATCGTCTCGCTGCCATCCGGTTCCTCGATGCCCGCGGATGGCATCCTTTTCATGCTCGCGTTCTCACGCCAGCCACGGCGGAGGAAACCCAGCCAGAACTGCTCAAGCTCGTCCGTGCCGGCTCGCTGCCGGCGGAACTCAGCCCGCACACCGATCCCGACCGGCTCAATGACCTGCTCGATGGCCGCCTGCCCACCGCCATCGCTGGGGCCGATCCGCAGGGCGAGGTTTACCGCCATCTCGTGCTCGCCGTGTGCCGGTTCTACCACGCCACGCTGCCCTTTCTTTTCGAGCAGCTCAACGACGAGACCGAACTCCTCCTGCCCGACGACCTCCTCACTGCCACATCGGTCGCCGAGGGCTTCCGCACCGAGATCAGCGACGACGATTGCAAGGATGTCGAAATCCTTGGCTGGCTCTACCAGTTCTACATCTCGGAGAAAAAAGACAACGTCATGGCGCGCAACGCCGCCGTGCCGAAGGAGGACATCCCCGCCGTCACCCAGCTCTTCACCCCGCACTGGATCGTCCGCTACCTCGTCGAAAACTCCCTCGGCCGCCTTTGGCTGCTGAACCGGCCCCAGTCCCGGTTGCGCGAGCACATGCCCTACTACATTAAGGGTGAGCCCGAGACCGACTTCCTGAAAATCGCCCAGCCCGAAGACATCCGGCTCCTCGACCCCGCCGCCGGCTCGGCGCACATGCTCACCTACGCCTTCGATTTGCTGGTGAAGATTTACGAGGAGGAAGGATATCCCCCGAGCCAGATCGCGGAACTCATCCTCACCCACAATCTCCACGGACTCGACATCTGCCCGCGCGCCGCCCAGCTCGCGCAGTTCGCGCTCCTCTGCAAAGCCCGCGAAGTTTCCCGTTCGGCCTTCCGCCGAGCCGTCGCGCCGAAGGTGCTGTGCCTGGAGGAAGTGCGCTTCGAGGAAAACGAGCTGCACGACTACGTCCGCGCGCTCGGACTGGGCGATCTCTTCGATCAGCCGGTGCTCAAGATGCTGCATCAATTCGAGGAGGCAAAAAGCTTCGGCTCACTTATCCAGCCGTGCCTCGACGAACGGGCCATCTCCGATATTCGCCGAGCTATCGAGGCGAAGGAGTTGGGCGACCAGTTGTTCCTGCGCGAGACGCACCGCAAAGTCTTGCTTGTGCTTGAACAAGCCGAGGCGCTCACCCAACGCTATCACGTCGCCGTGGCGAACCCGCCGTATTTCGGCCCGAAGCAGATGGGCGCAAGTTTGAAGGACTTCGCCAAATCACACTTTCCGAATTCGAAAACGGATCTCTACGCCATGTTCATGGAACGTGGTTTTTCCTTAGCAAAGAACAACGGCTACTGCGCGATGGTTACCATGCAGAGTTGGATGTTTCTACACAGCTTTGAGGCGTTTCGCATTGAGGTGCTTTCCACCAAAACGATTCTTTCGCTGGCGCACTTGGGCGCGAGAGCCTTTGACACAATCTCGGGCGAAATTGTTACGGTTGCCGCCTTCTGCTGCGCAAATCGGTATCTTGATGGCTACAACTCCACCTTCTTCCGGTTGGTCGATGGCAACGAGACAATCAAAGACGAGGCACTCCGCGAGCGGAGAAACTGCTACAGCCATGTTTCGCAAAAGGAGTTCGCGGCAATTCCGGGCAGTCCGGTCGCCTATTGGATCGGCGATCAAGTAAGAGCTGCGTTCAAGAACCAACATGTGTTCGACCTGACAATTTCTGACGGACAAAACATTACCGCCGACAACGAACGGTTTGTTCGCAATCACTGGGAAGTCGGATCTACGACCATTGGTAAAGGCGAGAAGTGGTTGCTCTATGCAAAGGGCGGCCCATTTCGACGGTGGTATGGGAATTTAGAAGCAGTAGTCGACTGGTCGCCAGAAGCTCGCGCTCACTACCGGAGAGACGGCAGCGCTCGCATCATTCCTGAGTATCTCTGGTATCGGCAAGGAATCACGTGGAGTCGTGTCGGCACTGCGCTCGCTGGATTTCGACTGCTTCCGGAGAACACTACCTTCGACAAAGTGGGCTCCTCGGTGTTTCTCAAGAGCGATGACGACAAGTATCTATTGCTGGGACTACTGAATAGCCCGCTTGCGCAGACAGTTTTGGATCTTCTAAATCCGTCAATCGACATTCAGGTCAAAGATGTTCGGAACGTTCCGCTCCCCAACGACCTCAATCGACAATTGGTTCAGGAACTTGTATCGCCGTCGATTTCCATTGCAAAGGACGACTGGGACAACTTCGAGAGCTCGTGGGACTTCCGTGACCAGCCGTTACTGCGGCCGGGGCTGAAGGGCGCGACTCTGGAGGCGAGCTGGCGGAATTGGCAGGCGCAGAGCACCGCCGCCATCCGCCGGATGCAGGAGTTGGAGACGGAGAACAACCGACTCTTCATCGCCGCCTATGGGCTCGACGGCGAGTTGCAGCCCGAAGTGCCCGAGGAGCAAATCACCCTCGCGCGCGCCGACCAGACCAAGGACGCCGCCGCGCTCCTCTCCTACGCCGTCGGCTGCATGATGGGCCGCTACTCGCTCGACCAGCCCGGCCTCATCCTCGCCGATGCCGGCGCGACCGTGGAGGATTACCTCTCCAAAGTGCCAAAGGCTACCTTCGCCCCCGACGAAGACGGCATCATCCCCGTGCTCGACGGCGAGTGGTTCCCGGACGACGTGGTCGCCCGCACCCGTGAGTTCCTCAAAGCCGCCTGGGGCGCGGCGCACCTCGATGAAAACATGGCCTGGCTGGAGCAAGCCTTGGGCAAAGACCTGCGGAAGTATTTCCTCCGCGACTTCTACAAAAACCACCTCAGCAACGAGCGCGCCTACGGCTACAAGAAGCGCCCCATCTACTGGCTCCTCACCAGTCCCAACGGCAGCTTCCAAGCGCTCCTTTACCTGCACCGCTACACGAGGGACACCGTCAACACTCTCCTGAACAGATATCTGCGCGAATTCATCCACAAACTCGACGCCCGCCTCAACCACCTGGCCAATGTCGAAGCCACCACCACAAGCACCCGCGAAAAAACCGCCGCCCGCAAGGAAGCCGACAAACTCCGCAAATCCCTCAAAGAATGCCAAGACTGGGAGCGGGACGTCGTCCTTCCGCTCGCCCAGCAACGCATCGAGCTAGACCTCGACGACGGCGTAAAGGTGAACTACCAGAAGTTCCCCGGACTGTTGGCGAAGATTGCGGGCTTGGAGAAGAAGGAGGAATAA